Proteins encoded by one window of Pseudomonadota bacterium:
- a CDS encoding P-II family nitrogen regulator — AAKTGKIGDGKIFVFNLEQAIRIRTGETGGDAL; from the coding sequence AAGCGGCGAAGACAGGCAAGATCGGGGACGGAAAAATCTTCGTGTTCAACCTCGAGCAAGCCATCCGCATCCGTACAGGGGAAACCGGCGGCGACGCCCT